The Hemitrygon akajei chromosome 23, sHemAka1.3, whole genome shotgun sequence genome includes a window with the following:
- the hps6 gene encoding BLOC-2 complex member HPS6, giving the protein MPLSLPRRPSGFGPWRELFPGARFRLGASGRLFVYLPRERRVLGLEPSPTCRPGPLDRRLPPTEHLLEVLELDEKPSGDPRTPGPLPTVLVTETGRAELWVPGAAGWKLQRDFQLCHSPRAKVLAAAWDGLAVTWCEERPRSEAQQYYVCSRNLGHGLALGAARIVLHNSPACQLFAAGDAVYLLPGKTPGNGLSNGPLPGNFPNSGPGNLSVAGYCPSGNNPVPSNGPIPGNFPSNSPVNSGSDEPMADKGPPRNLDKFMVIWRPQEDTWTFTSLAHGPLFTKRLLASDADFRKLAAGAVGLLAGLPTLDLRAVSVSPAGLLAAAASGEINLVRSDGTVRHLGQLRPGVAAEASGRRMLMELSSTTLACALGRTVWLLDVATGRAMGETELEYPPLALLSCRDTGELQALTEDGLYSLGGGCEPWPGDAGYLETLVLEEACDYYQKRSLSRIRLTVERLKSEATFRAPAALCWVLQSRLSPARGSGPRTESQAQLRRALTGEVESYAGLEQTKRRLVRATEAETSACVEELAGQEVSRLLLSSPPEPGALLHLRLLSLAFPAETWRALSRALRLPAAQAGAEQWKALLTPAASPELPAAFELTCSLMQCFQPDWLPGFVELAQRQLPDGRPYRGPPLYKRALSVLPPAEADTAVELLLRSQRPNAVLQAVRLLLERGRCRRAVESARRFSGLGGPLLRKELFAALLAELGRRRELDPFLPELCELCPPSADAAPAPELLRTLLDALPPAAGPYADGHAGTLTLGPLRPLLRRLLERGPEPGLEAEEPVFPPPTPPREKKAVEEIC; this is encoded by the coding sequence ATGCCGCTCTCCCTACCTCGCCGGCCCTCGGGCTTCGGCCCCTGGCGGGAGCTGTTCCCAGGGGCGCGGTTCCGCCTCGGAGCTAGCGGTCGCCTCTTCGTCTACCTGCCGCGGGAGCGCCGGGTGCTGGGGCTGGAGCCGAGCCCGACATGCCGCCCCGGGCCGCTCGACCGGCGCCTGCCGCCCACCGAGCACCTGCTGGAGGTGTTGGAGCTAGACGAGAAGCCCAGCGGCGACCCGCGAACCCCCggccccctccccaccgtcctcGTCACTGAGACGGGCCGCGCCGAGCTCTGGGTCCCGGGAGCCGCGGGCTGGAAACTGCAGCGGGACTTCCAGCTGTGCCACAGTCCCCGGGCAAAGGTGCTGGCGGCCGCTTGGGACGGGCTCGCCGTCACCTGGTGCGAGGAGAGGCCGCGCAGCGAGGCCCAACAGTACTACGTCTGCAGCCGCAACCTGGGGCACGGCCTGGCGCTCGGCGCCGCCCGCATCGTCCTGCACAACAGCCCGGCCTGCCAGCTCTTCGCTGCCGGAGATGCCGTCTACTTGCTGCCCGGTAAGACTCCCGGAAACGGACTGAGTAATGGCCCCCTTCCTGGCAACTTTCCCAACAGCGGGCCCGGAAACCTCTCGGTCGCTGGCTACTGTCCTAGTGGTAACAACCCTGTGCCTAGCAACGGCCCCATCCCTGGCAACTTCCCCAGCAACAGCCCAGTCAACTCTGGCAGCGACgaacccatggctgacaagggccCTCCGAGGAACCTGGACAAGTTCATGGTGATTTGGAGGCCGCAGGAGGACACCTGGACCTTCACCAGCCttgcccatggtccactcttcacCAAGCGACTGCTGGCCTCTGACGCCGACTTCAGGAAGCTGGCCGCGGGCGCTGTGGGTCTACTAGCCGGCCTACCAACCCTGGACCTTCGGGCTGTCAGCGTGTCTCCGGCCGGTCTGCTGGCGGCCGCCGCCAGTGGTGAGATCAACCTGGTCCGAAGCGACGGGACGGTGCGACACCTCGGTCAGCTGCGCCCAGGCGTGGCAGCCGAGGCCTCGGGGCGGAGGATGCTGATGGAGCTGAGCAGCACCACCTTGGCCTGCGCCCTGGGAAGGACAGTGTGGCTGCTGGACGTGGCGACGGGCAGGGCGATGGGGGAGACAGAGCTGGAGTACCCGCCCTTGGCCCTGCTCAGCTGCCGGGATACGGGCGAGCTGCAGGCGCTGACCGAGGACGGCCTGTACAGCCTGGGGGGCGGGTGCGAGCCCTGGCCGGGCGACGCCGGCTACCTGGAGACGCTGGTGCTGGAGGAGGCCTGCGACTACTACCAGAAGCGAAGCCTGAGCCGCATCCGGCTGACAGTGGAGAGGCTGAAGAGTGAGGCCACCTTCCGGGCCCCAGCTGCCCTCTGCTGGGTCCTGCAGAGCCGCCTCAGCCCGGCCAGGGGGTCCGGGCCCAGGACCGAGAGCCAGGCGCAGCTCCGGCGCGCCCTGACCGGGGAAGTGGAGAGCTACGCCGGCCTGGAGCAGACCAAGCGGCGGCTGGTGCGGGCGACCGAGGCCGAGACGTCGGCCTGCGTGGAGGAGCTGGCCGGGCAGGAGGTGTCCCGGCTGCTGCTGAGCTCGCCGCCCGAGCCCGGGGCCCTCCTGCACCTGCGCTTGCTCAGCCTCGCCTTCCCGGCCGAGACGTGGCGTGCCCTGAGTCGGGCGCTGCGGCTGCCGGCGGCCCAGGCCGGCGCCGAGCAATGGAAGGCGCTCCTGACCCCGGCCGCCTCGCCCGAGCTGCCGGCCGCCTTCGAGCTGACCTGCAGCCTGATGCAGTGCTTCCAGCCCGACTGGCTGCCCGGCTTCGTGGAGCTGGCCCAGCGGCAGCTGCCCGACGGCCGCCCGTACCGCGGGCCGCCGCTCTACAAGCGGGCACTGTCGGTGCTGCCGCCGGCCGAGGCCGACACGGCAGTGGAGCTGCTGCTGCGGAGCCAGCGGCCCAACGCGGTGCTGCAGGCGGTGCGGTTGCTGCTGGAGCGCGGGCGGTGCCGGCGGGCGGTCGAGTCGGCCCGGCGCTTCTCGGGGCTCGGCGGCCCGCTGCTGCGCAAGGAGCTGTTTGCCGCGCTGCTGGCGGAGCTGGGCCGCCGCCGGGAGCTCGACCCCTTCCTGCCCGAGCTGTGCGAGCTGTGCCCACCCAGTGCCGACGCCGCGCCCGCCCCCGAGCTGCTGCGGACCCTGCTCGACGCCCTGCCGCCCGCCGCTGGCCCTTACGCCGACGGCCACGCCGGCACCCTCACCCTCGGCCCGCTGCGACCATTGCTCCGCAGGCTGCTGGAGCGGGGCCCGGAGCCGGGGCTGGAGGCCGAGGAGCCCGTCTTCCCCCCACCCACGCCGCCCCGGGAGAAGAAGGCGGTCGAGGAGATCTGCTGA